In Desulfobaccales bacterium, a genomic segment contains:
- a CDS encoding EAL domain-containing protein has protein sequence MDIPSSQWVRIFDAINDGVMLVDLQGNILGANRAMKDLLGKPVGEPLSGPCWELVNSIYCTSDGFPLQRMLQTNRRESLLLQHNGRWLNVIVDPLTEESGRIIGGVQIVTDVTDHKLWESALEERLKLASLTANIFLNLNTAAPVPEMLQKCAEIMVQSLDAAFARIWTINDAGDFLDLQASAGMYTHLDGPHGRIPLNRDIKIPNIARTRQPHLTNQVLGDPQVGDQEWVKREGMVSFAGYPLIVQDRLKGVMGLFARHPLTEFVLKAMANVADSVALAIEQRRAEDALLLSEKRFRTLVETAPSVIIGLTPDHRIIEFNPEAERLYGMSSSEALGQNYFELFLPQELWKPTASEIKKVLAGQPVRGFVNLVRGHDGREHIMSWDANPLLDAAGQPAAALAIGQDITERKRAQERQAVQFAISKALAESSTLLEAGPRFLRAVCEELKFDVGELWLVDHESNLLRRQALWSQPFSLPSNFIFPVEVRTFSSGEGLPGEVWASIQPVWIDNLADDPRFLRKSLMAQAGLRGGCAFPILLGREVIGVIALFAKELRHPDEHLNKQMDDLGHQMGQFIQRRRAEDKLLHLSLYDGLTGLANSALLRDRLQMTLNKGRSSPGHTFAVLFINVDRFQKINDTLGHGVGDQLLIDIARRLEECVRPEDTVARFSADNFIILLANVKEDRQAIVVAGRIRQCLHPCFHLAGHEVFVTVSLGIAMGAGDYETPDEILRDADLAMNRAKDLGKDRFFLYDPAMRGPSVEAFSLERDLRWALERQELLLHYQPLVELASGRLTGFEALVRWNHPERGLVMPGEFIPLAEETGLILPLGQWVLREACTRMQAWQTRFQPDPPLTISVNLSARQFTQPDLVELVAQTLQGTGLPGTQLRLEITETAVMYDPEAAIRMLTALKDLGVRLSIDDFGTGHASLRYLQRLPVDSLKIDYSFISKLKVSPESATIVKAILGLAGNLGLRVVAEGIETAGELHLLQKWGCGYGQGFYFFRPMDQEAAAALIAAGEKPLL, from the coding sequence CCCTTGCAGCGCATGCTCCAGACTAACCGGAGGGAAAGTCTGTTGCTACAGCATAACGGTCGCTGGCTCAATGTGATCGTGGACCCGCTGACGGAGGAGAGCGGGCGGATCATCGGAGGGGTCCAAATCGTCACCGACGTCACCGACCACAAACTCTGGGAGTCGGCCCTGGAGGAACGTCTCAAGTTGGCCTCCCTGACCGCAAATATATTTCTGAATCTCAACACGGCCGCTCCTGTGCCTGAGATGTTGCAAAAGTGCGCCGAGATCATGGTGCAGAGCCTGGACGCGGCCTTCGCCCGCATCTGGACTATTAACGATGCGGGCGACTTCTTGGACCTCCAGGCCAGCGCCGGCATGTACACCCATCTGGATGGGCCCCACGGCCGCATTCCCCTCAACCGGGATATCAAGATTCCCAATATTGCCCGCACCCGCCAACCCCACCTCACTAATCAGGTCTTGGGCGACCCACAGGTTGGCGATCAGGAATGGGTCAAGCGGGAAGGTATGGTCTCTTTTGCCGGCTATCCCCTGATAGTTCAAGATCGGCTGAAAGGGGTTATGGGCCTTTTTGCCCGGCATCCCCTGACGGAATTTGTCCTTAAGGCCATGGCGAACGTAGCGGATAGCGTCGCTTTGGCTATCGAGCAGCGGCGCGCCGAGGATGCGTTGCTGCTGAGTGAAAAGCGTTTCCGCACCCTGGTGGAAACCGCTCCCAGCGTCATTATCGGCCTGACGCCTGACCATCGCATTATCGAGTTCAATCCGGAGGCTGAACGATTATACGGTATGAGCAGCTCCGAGGCTTTGGGTCAGAATTATTTTGAATTGTTTCTGCCCCAGGAACTTTGGAAGCCTACTGCCTCGGAAATAAAAAAAGTCCTGGCCGGGCAACCCGTCCGGGGATTCGTCAACCTGGTCCGAGGGCATGACGGCCGCGAGCATATCATGTCCTGGGATGCCAACCCCCTCCTGGATGCCGCCGGCCAGCCGGCGGCCGCACTGGCCATCGGTCAAGATATTACCGAACGCAAGCGGGCCCAAGAGCGCCAGGCCGTCCAATTCGCGATTAGCAAGGCCCTGGCCGAGTCGTCCACCCTGCTGGAGGCCGGCCCCCGGTTCCTGCGAGCCGTTTGTGAAGAACTAAAGTTTGACGTGGGAGAATTGTGGCTGGTGGACCATGAAAGTAACCTGCTGCGCCGTCAGGCCCTCTGGAGCCAGCCATTCAGTTTGCCATCTAACTTTATCTTTCCGGTTGAGGTCCGGACTTTTTCATCCGGAGAAGGCCTGCCAGGGGAGGTCTGGGCCAGCATTCAGCCCGTTTGGATCGACAATCTGGCCGATGATCCCCGTTTCCTTAGGAAATCCCTGATGGCCCAGGCAGGGTTGCGCGGCGGTTGCGCCTTCCCCATACTCCTGGGCCGGGAAGTGATCGGGGTGATAGCCCTCTTCGCCAAAGAACTGCGGCATCCGGATGAGCACCTCAACAAACAGATGGACGACCTGGGCCACCAGATGGGCCAGTTCATCCAGCGCCGGCGCGCCGAAGATAAGCTGCTTCACCTGTCTCTTTATGACGGCTTAACGGGCTTGGCCAATAGCGCCTTATTGCGGGATCGTCTCCAGATGACCCTGAATAAGGGCCGAAGCTCCCCGGGCCATACCTTCGCAGTGCTCTTCATAAACGTGGACCGTTTCCAGAAGATCAACGACACCTTGGGACATGGAGTGGGAGATCAATTGCTGATCGACATTGCCCGCCGCTTGGAGGAATGTGTACGTCCGGAGGATACCGTGGCCCGGTTCAGTGCGGACAACTTCATCATCTTACTGGCGAATGTCAAGGAAGACCGGCAGGCCATCGTGGTGGCAGGAAGGATACGCCAGTGCTTGCACCCCTGTTTCCATTTAGCCGGCCATGAAGTATTTGTCACCGTGAGCCTTGGCATTGCCATGGGCGCCGGTGATTATGAGACCCCCGATGAAATCTTGCGGGACGCCGACCTGGCCATGAACCGCGCCAAGGACCTGGGCAAGGATCGCTTTTTCCTGTACGACCCGGCCATGCGAGGGCCATCAGTGGAGGCTTTCTCTCTGGAACGGGATTTGCGCTGGGCCTTGGAGCGACAAGAGTTGCTATTGCATTACCAGCCCTTGGTGGAATTGGCCTCGGGACGCTTAACCGGCTTTGAGGCCCTGGTGCGCTGGAACCACCCCGAGCGCGGTCTCGTCATGCCCGGGGAGTTCATCCCCCTGGCGGAAGAGACCGGCCTGATCCTGCCCTTGGGCCAGTGGGTGTTGCGTGAGGCCTGCACCCGGATGCAGGCCTGGCAGACCCGGTTCCAGCCAGACCCGCCGTTGACCATCAGCGTCAATCTCTCGGCACGGCAGTTCACCCAGCCGGACCTGGTGGAATTGGTAGCCCAAACCCTGCAGGGGACCGGCTTGCCGGGAACTCAGTTAAGACTGGAAATCACCGAGACCGCGGTAATGTACGACCCCGAAGCCGCCATCCGTATGTTGACCGCATTAAAAGATTTAGGGGTCCGATTGAGTATTGATGATTTTGGCACCGGCCATGCCTCCCTCCGCTATTTGCAGCGCCTGCCGGTGGATAGCCTGAAAATTGACTATTCCTTCATAAGCAAGCTAAAAGTGAGCCCGGAGAGCGCTACCATTGTCAAAGCCATCTTGGGACTGGCCGGCAACCTGGGGCTCCGGGTGGTTGCCGAAGGCATCGAAACAGCCGGAGAACTCCACCTCCTGCAAAAATGGGGCTGTGGCTATGGCCAGGGCTTTTATTTCTTCCGGCCGATGGATCAGGAGGCCGCCGCAGCTCTGATCGCGGCAGGAGAAAAACCCCTCCTTTGA
- a CDS encoding PAS domain S-box protein — protein MQKTRSFSDTASDSAQHQQEVEALLAGSQAVLSHPSFEDAAKAIFETCKTVIGATAGFVALLGADNTETELLFLDAGGVPCSVDPGRSMPIRGFLNEAFRLGQPMFDNDFDRGDRLQFLPLGHMRLANVLFAPLIVGGRAAGLLGLANKPDGFTGHDAYLAERFADFAAIALRHKRAEETLKESEARFRQLFESAADALWLHDRGTIIEVNQQACQNLGHTRAELLQLNVSDIEVGLGPEELTKLWERDTPHLTTFVGRRRRKDGSTYPVEVRTTKFFFGGRHLRLAAARDITDRQRVEDALKAAKGKLEYLLTASPAVIYSCEITPPHRATFFSENVVSLLGYDRRELMDNPALWQESIHPEDVPGVSAATAILFECGHISMEYRFRRKDGDNIWIQDELILGRDDHDNPREIVGFLINISKRKRAEAALRQSEIQYRSLVENTLDGYIIYKFPAGKFLFLNQRMCQLYGCSRKEGLRLSFRDLIVEPEQDRFHHWVQAHVEGENQTAFPQIFSLRGRDGATLLAEVAVSLISYQENPAVQVVIRDISERERLRQQVQYAQKMQALGTMAAGIAHEIRSPLTVCSSAAQFILDDDLTPEFKRQCLEKMLAGITKASTIIENLLKFARSPERVEATRMELGTVVNDTLALVTNQARLQNVFMQKVIPVAPIYFQGFAGLLPQAFMNLFLNAVNAMPDGGTLSVRLEPSEHEAMVVITDTGHGIAASDLPYIFDPFFSNSQVGQGTGLGLSICQSIIKQHLGSIEVESNPGQGTCFIVRLPRLQPVNAPAGPSQ, from the coding sequence ATGCAAAAGACGCGTTCCTTTTCCGACACTGCCAGCGATAGCGCCCAACATCAGCAGGAGGTCGAAGCCCTGCTGGCCGGCTCCCAGGCTGTCTTGAGCCATCCCTCATTTGAAGACGCGGCCAAAGCTATTTTTGAGACCTGTAAAACCGTAATTGGCGCCACGGCCGGATTCGTGGCCCTTTTAGGTGCGGATAACACCGAAACCGAATTACTGTTTTTGGACGCCGGCGGTGTGCCTTGTTCGGTGGACCCTGGGCGGTCCATGCCCATTCGCGGCTTCTTGAACGAGGCCTTCCGCCTGGGCCAACCCATGTTTGACAACGATTTCGACCGCGGCGACCGGCTGCAATTTTTACCTCTTGGACATATGCGCCTGGCCAACGTGTTGTTTGCTCCCCTCATAGTAGGAGGCCGCGCCGCGGGGCTCCTGGGTCTGGCCAACAAGCCCGACGGTTTTACCGGCCATGACGCCTACCTGGCCGAAAGGTTCGCAGATTTTGCCGCCATCGCCCTGCGCCACAAGCGGGCCGAAGAAACCCTGAAAGAAAGCGAGGCTCGCTTCCGGCAATTGTTCGAGAGTGCGGCTGACGCCCTCTGGCTACACGATCGGGGCACTATTATCGAAGTGAATCAGCAGGCCTGCCAGAACCTGGGGCACACCCGGGCAGAATTGCTTCAATTAAATGTTTCCGACATCGAGGTCGGCTTAGGCCCAGAGGAATTGACCAAACTTTGGGAGCGCGACACTCCGCACTTAACCACCTTTGTCGGCCGCCGCCGCCGTAAGGACGGCTCCACCTATCCGGTTGAGGTCAGGACCACCAAATTTTTCTTTGGCGGACGCCATCTTCGGCTGGCTGCCGCCCGGGACATCACCGACCGCCAGCGGGTGGAGGATGCTCTAAAGGCCGCCAAGGGCAAGCTGGAATACCTCCTCACCGCCAGCCCGGCAGTGATTTACAGTTGCGAGATCACTCCCCCGCATCGGGCCACCTTCTTCAGTGAAAACGTCGTCTCCCTTTTGGGTTATGACCGGCGCGAGTTGATGGATAATCCTGCCTTGTGGCAGGAGAGTATCCATCCCGAAGATGTCCCTGGCGTGTCTGCCGCCACCGCCATATTATTTGAATGCGGCCATATATCCATGGAATACCGCTTCCGGCGCAAAGACGGGGACAATATCTGGATACAGGATGAACTGATCCTGGGGCGCGATGACCATGACAACCCCAGGGAGATCGTCGGGTTCTTGATAAATATTTCCAAAAGGAAACGGGCCGAAGCGGCCCTGCGGCAGAGCGAAATCCAGTACCGCTCCCTGGTGGAGAACACCCTGGACGGCTATATCATCTATAAGTTCCCGGCCGGAAAATTTCTTTTCCTCAACCAACGGATGTGCCAACTTTACGGGTGCAGCCGGAAGGAAGGACTGCGCCTTTCTTTCCGGGACCTCATTGTTGAGCCGGAGCAGGACCGCTTTCACCATTGGGTCCAGGCTCATGTCGAAGGTGAAAACCAGACCGCTTTCCCCCAGATCTTCAGCTTGCGTGGTCGGGACGGCGCCACCTTGCTGGCCGAAGTAGCCGTCTCCCTCATCTCTTATCAAGAAAACCCCGCGGTCCAGGTAGTCATCCGGGACATATCGGAAAGGGAGCGCCTCCGGCAACAGGTGCAATATGCTCAAAAAATGCAGGCTCTGGGTACCATGGCCGCGGGCATTGCCCACGAAATCCGCTCTCCCTTGACCGTCTGTTCCTCGGCCGCCCAGTTTATCCTGGACGACGATCTGACCCCGGAGTTTAAGCGCCAATGTCTGGAGAAGATGCTGGCTGGTATCACCAAGGCCTCCACGATCATTGAAAATCTCTTGAAATTTGCCCGTTCCCCCGAAAGAGTCGAAGCCACCAGGATGGAATTGGGCACGGTCGTCAACGATACCCTGGCGCTGGTGACCAATCAGGCCAGGTTACAAAATGTCTTCATGCAGAAAGTTATCCCCGTGGCGCCCATTTATTTTCAAGGCTTCGCCGGCTTGTTGCCTCAGGCCTTCATGAACCTGTTCCTCAATGCCGTGAACGCCATGCCGGATGGAGGCACCCTGAGTGTCCGCCTGGAGCCCTCCGAGCATGAGGCCATGGTTGTCATCACCGACACCGGCCACGGGATTGCGGCTTCAGACCTGCCCTATATCTTTGATCCGTTTTTCAGCAATTCCCAGGTAGGCCAGGGAACCGGCCTGGGCCTTTCCATCTGCCAGTCCATTATCAAACAACATCTCGGCTCCATTGAGGTGGAAAGCAACCCGGGGCAAGGCACCTGCTTTATCGTGAGATTGCCTCGCCTGCAACCGGTAAACGCGCCTGCAGGTCCTTCCCAGTAA
- a CDS encoding sigma-54 dependent transcriptional regulator produces the protein MDSRGTQVLIVDDDQDISMMLAALMKKDGLTHMVAHDGEAALKLVPAVMPGMMLVDVKMPGIDGMEVLKRVKEIEPHLPVVLITAYADIPASVAAMRAGAFDYLPKPFDHTEVIRVVRTALAARESRLRAATEVISADNCLRVMMGPSDAVSHIIRDVNRVAQSNFSVIIQGETGSGKELVARSIFQLSPRSNAPFIPLDCGAIPETLIESELFGYQKGAFTGASTPKAGKFEAAHGGTLFLDEIANLPLGAQAKLLRVIQEKAVLRLGATQPVKIDVRLLTASNQPLQGLAESGQMREDLFFRLNEFIITIPPLRDRKDDIPYLAKRFLDITNKELRKNVQRFSEYSLEALLSYNWPGNVRQLRSVIRRAVLLADDIITERHLDIKRTPVPGLAFTPRIEGIPWQELSLKEIVHRSVVTVEREVLLQVLKYTKGNKAKAARLLQIDYKTIHTKMKLFGINRSGGSHD, from the coding sequence ATGGATTCACGCGGCACCCAAGTACTTATCGTCGATGATGATCAAGATATCAGCATGATGCTTGCTGCCCTCATGAAAAAAGATGGCTTGACCCATATGGTGGCCCACGACGGGGAAGCCGCCCTGAAGCTGGTCCCTGCGGTAATGCCCGGCATGATGCTGGTAGATGTCAAGATGCCCGGCATCGACGGTATGGAGGTATTGAAGCGGGTCAAAGAAATCGAGCCCCATCTGCCGGTGGTCCTCATCACCGCCTATGCCGATATCCCCGCCTCGGTGGCGGCCATGCGGGCCGGGGCCTTTGATTACCTGCCCAAACCTTTTGACCACACCGAGGTGATCCGGGTGGTGCGCACCGCCTTGGCGGCCCGTGAGAGTCGGCTCCGGGCCGCCACCGAGGTCATCTCGGCCGATAATTGCCTCCGGGTCATGATGGGCCCCAGCGATGCCGTCAGCCACATCATTCGGGACGTAAACCGGGTGGCCCAATCGAACTTTAGTGTCATTATCCAGGGCGAAACCGGCTCGGGCAAGGAACTGGTGGCGCGGTCCATCTTCCAGTTGAGCCCCCGCAGCAACGCTCCTTTTATCCCGTTAGATTGCGGCGCCATCCCCGAAACCCTCATTGAAAGCGAGCTCTTCGGCTATCAAAAAGGAGCCTTCACCGGAGCCAGCACCCCCAAGGCCGGGAAATTCGAAGCCGCTCATGGCGGCACCCTCTTCCTGGATGAAATTGCCAACCTGCCCTTGGGGGCCCAGGCGAAACTGCTGCGCGTCATCCAGGAAAAGGCAGTCCTGCGCTTGGGGGCCACCCAGCCCGTGAAAATCGATGTACGCCTGCTCACCGCCAGCAACCAGCCGCTCCAGGGTCTGGCGGAATCGGGCCAGATGCGGGAGGACCTCTTCTTTCGATTGAATGAGTTTATCATCACCATTCCTCCTTTAAGGGACCGCAAAGACGACATCCCTTACCTGGCCAAGCGCTTCCTGGATATCACCAATAAAGAACTGCGCAAAAACGTCCAGCGCTTCTCCGAATACAGCCTCGAAGCCCTGTTGTCCTACAACTGGCCGGGAAACGTGCGTCAGCTCAGATCCGTCATCCGCCGGGCCGTGCTCCTGGCCGACGATATCATCACGGAACGGCATCTGGACATCAAGCGGACGCCGGTGCCGGGCTTGGCCTTCACGCCTCGGATTGAAGGCATCCCCTGGCAAGAACTCTCCCTCAAAGAGATCGTCCACCGCAGCGTCGTCACCGTGGAGCGGGAAGTCCTGCTCCAGGTGCTGAAATATACCAAAGGCAACAAGGCCAAAGCGGCACGACTGTTGCAGATAGATTATAAGACGATACATACGAAGATGAAGCTGTTTGGCATTAATCGATCTGGAGGCAGTCATGACTAA
- the gvpH gene encoding gas vesicle protein GvpH, with protein MTKKRGGGEGIGFGGVFKGLADLIEKLGDLAEKGEHLKESGEIHHQDVKGVYGFSVKVGLGDKGGKEVKVEPFGNVRKDTKTGETVVQEIREPVVDVFEEKDHTLVVAEMPGVSTKDVRLEVKDDLLTIIAEKKDKKYRKEILLPRSYPQEKMKISCNNGILEIKCVM; from the coding sequence ATGACTAAGAAGCGCGGCGGTGGTGAAGGCATTGGTTTTGGAGGGGTCTTCAAGGGTCTGGCGGACCTCATCGAAAAGCTGGGCGATCTGGCGGAAAAGGGCGAACATCTCAAAGAAAGCGGAGAAATCCATCATCAGGACGTCAAAGGCGTCTATGGTTTCTCCGTGAAAGTAGGTCTGGGGGATAAAGGGGGTAAAGAGGTCAAGGTCGAGCCCTTCGGCAACGTTCGAAAGGACACCAAGACCGGGGAAACCGTGGTCCAGGAAATCCGGGAACCCGTGGTGGACGTCTTTGAAGAAAAAGACCATACCCTGGTGGTGGCCGAGATGCCCGGCGTCAGCACCAAGGACGTGCGCCTGGAAGTGAAAGACGACCTGCTCACCATTATTGCCGAAAAAAAAGACAAGAAGTATCGCAAGGAGATCCTCCTGCCCCGGAGCTATCCCCAGGAAAAGATGAAAATATCTTGTAACAACGGCATCTTGGAAATCAAGTGCGTCATGTAG
- a CDS encoding CDC48 family AAA ATPase, which yields MSKSEDSTLKLKVTEALSKDVGRAYARMGPEDLEKLQVAIGDIIEVAGKRKTVCKAMPAYKDLRGRSRVQLDGISRENAGAGIDDFVHVRKLTCRPAEHVILTPITITPADRDLQYIGSLLDGLPVMEGDRIRATLFGSRTADFKVEALTPRGPVLINPTTSLVIGKAGAPPEARRVAVSYEDIGGLKPQLHRIREMIELPLRYPELFERLGIDAPKGVLLHGPPGCGKTLIARTIAHETEANFFTVSGPEVIHKFYGESEAHLRKIFEEASRKGPSIIFMDEIDAIAPRREQVVGDVEKRVVAQLLALMDGLNKRQNVIVIAATNIPNALDPALRRPGRFDREIAIPIPDRFGRQAILEIHSRGMPLAEDVDMTHLAEITHGFVGADLEALCREAAMLCLRRLMPDIDYGLATIPYEQLAQLEVHMDDFLAALREVDASAIREVFVEVPDVRWEDVGGLKAVKERLKEAVEWPLKYAHLFKKAGIKPPKGILLAGAPGCGKTLIAKAIATESQVNFLSVKGPALMSKYVGESERGVREMFKTARQAAPCIIFLDETEALLPARGMGSSDSHVSERVLSQFLAELDGIEELKGVLVLGATNRLDMMDPAVLRPGRFDEIVQIPPADEADRREIFAVHLRNKPLAKGISAAKLAARTEGLSGAEIAAVCDKAALAAVRRAVAAEIAQSGAGEAKVLITLSDLEEPLQEMLGKDDTA from the coding sequence ATGAGCAAATCAGAAGACTCAACCCTCAAACTGAAGGTGACCGAGGCCCTGAGCAAAGATGTGGGCCGCGCCTATGCCCGCATGGGACCGGAAGACCTGGAGAAACTCCAGGTGGCCATAGGTGACATTATCGAGGTCGCGGGCAAGCGCAAAACGGTCTGTAAGGCCATGCCGGCCTATAAAGACCTCCGGGGCCGGTCCCGGGTCCAGTTGGACGGCATTAGCCGGGAAAACGCCGGCGCCGGTATCGATGATTTCGTGCACGTGCGCAAGCTCACCTGCCGCCCGGCCGAACATGTCATCCTTACCCCCATCACCATTACCCCTGCCGACCGGGATCTCCAATATATCGGCAGCCTGTTGGACGGCTTGCCGGTCATGGAGGGCGACCGCATCCGGGCCACTCTGTTCGGCAGCCGTACCGCGGACTTCAAGGTGGAAGCCCTGACTCCCAGAGGACCGGTGCTGATCAATCCCACCACGTCCCTGGTGATCGGCAAGGCCGGCGCCCCGCCAGAGGCTCGCCGGGTCGCCGTTTCCTATGAAGACATCGGCGGCCTCAAGCCCCAGCTTCACCGCATCCGGGAGATGATCGAACTCCCTCTGCGCTACCCCGAGCTGTTTGAGCGCTTAGGGATCGACGCGCCCAAGGGCGTGTTGCTCCACGGCCCTCCCGGCTGTGGTAAAACCCTCATCGCCCGCACCATTGCCCACGAAACTGAGGCCAATTTTTTCACCGTGAGCGGCCCTGAAGTGATCCACAAATTCTATGGCGAATCCGAGGCCCACCTGCGCAAGATCTTTGAAGAGGCGTCCCGGAAAGGCCCCAGCATCATCTTCATGGACGAAATCGACGCCATCGCTCCCCGGCGCGAGCAGGTAGTGGGAGACGTAGAGAAACGGGTGGTGGCCCAACTTCTGGCCTTGATGGACGGGCTTAATAAGCGCCAAAACGTCATTGTCATTGCCGCTACCAATATCCCCAACGCCCTGGACCCGGCGCTCCGGCGGCCGGGGCGCTTCGACCGGGAGATTGCCATCCCCATCCCCGATCGTTTTGGCCGCCAGGCCATCCTGGAGATCCACAGCCGGGGCATGCCTCTGGCCGAAGACGTGGATATGACGCACCTGGCCGAGATCACCCATGGGTTTGTGGGGGCCGATCTGGAAGCCCTATGCCGGGAGGCGGCCATGCTCTGCCTGCGCCGCTTGATGCCGGACATTGATTACGGTCTCGCCACCATCCCCTATGAACAACTGGCGCAATTGGAAGTGCACATGGACGACTTCCTGGCCGCACTCCGGGAAGTGGACGCGTCGGCCATCCGGGAGGTGTTCGTCGAAGTTCCGGATGTGCGCTGGGAGGACGTGGGCGGCCTTAAGGCGGTCAAAGAGCGCCTCAAGGAAGCGGTGGAGTGGCCGCTCAAGTATGCCCATCTCTTTAAAAAAGCGGGCATCAAGCCACCAAAAGGCATCCTCCTGGCTGGAGCGCCGGGCTGCGGCAAGACCCTGATCGCCAAGGCCATCGCCACTGAGTCCCAAGTAAATTTCCTCTCGGTGAAAGGGCCGGCCCTGATGTCCAAGTACGTGGGTGAATCCGAACGGGGCGTGCGGGAAATGTTTAAGACCGCCCGCCAGGCCGCGCCCTGCATCATTTTCCTGGATGAGACCGAGGCCTTGCTTCCGGCCCGGGGCATGGGGAGCTCCGACTCCCATGTGTCTGAACGAGTCCTCAGCCAGTTCCTGGCCGAGTTGGACGGTATAGAGGAATTGAAGGGAGTACTGGTGTTGGGAGCCACCAACCGCCTGGATATGATGGACCCCGCGGTGCTGCGGCCGGGACGCTTCGATGAAATCGTACAGATCCCTCCCGCTGACGAAGCCGACCGCCGGGAGATCTTTGCCGTCCATCTCCGGAACAAACCCCTGGCCAAGGGCATCAGCGCGGCCAAGTTGGCGGCCCGCACCGAGGGCCTGAGCGGTGCCGAAATCGCTGCGGTCTGTGACAAAGCCGCTCTCGCTGCGGTCCGCCGCGCCGTCGCCGCAGAAATCGCCCAGTCTGGCGCAGGCGAAGCCAAAGTGCTCATCACCTTAAGCGACCTGGAGGAACCGCTCCAGGAAATGCTGGGCAAAGATGATACTGCTTGA
- a CDS encoding GvpL/GvpF family gas vesicle protein produces the protein MPQGLYLFCLARLNRLPSILKAKGLDGQSPLEVAGYQDLAAVLSPVSLEDFCGPDAETRLQDLTWIGPRVIRHQEVVAEVMRHSPVLPARFGTIFSTPQSLNEVLKRHHDTVAGFLDRITDQEEWAVKGMLDQAGAKAKLFSLKLAKEGDRLAALSPGLRYFQEQRLRAECDQELQLWLKDVCQELWVSLREYAADVRERRLLSREASGSDQDMVWNWAFMVPQTAVPAFLARVRDAGAQYAHRGLAIDCTGPWPPYSFTPALNLEPET, from the coding sequence ATGCCCCAAGGACTCTACCTTTTCTGCCTGGCCCGGCTCAACCGGCTGCCATCGATTCTGAAAGCCAAGGGATTGGATGGCCAAAGCCCCCTTGAAGTGGCCGGCTATCAAGATCTCGCCGCGGTCTTAAGTCCAGTGTCTCTGGAGGATTTCTGCGGACCGGACGCAGAAACCCGGTTGCAAGACCTAACCTGGATCGGCCCCCGGGTTATCCGCCATCAGGAAGTGGTGGCCGAAGTGATGCGGCATTCACCGGTCCTCCCGGCCCGATTCGGCACCATCTTTTCCACGCCCCAGAGTTTGAACGAGGTACTTAAGCGGCACCATGACACCGTCGCCGGATTCCTGGACCGTATCACGGACCAGGAGGAGTGGGCGGTTAAAGGGATGCTGGACCAGGCTGGGGCCAAGGCGAAATTGTTCTCCCTCAAGCTGGCCAAAGAGGGGGACCGACTAGCGGCCTTATCGCCAGGATTGCGCTACTTTCAGGAGCAACGTCTTAGGGCTGAGTGCGACCAGGAACTGCAGCTTTGGCTCAAAGACGTCTGCCAGGAACTGTGGGTCAGCCTCCGGGAGTATGCTGCGGATGTCCGGGAACGCCGGTTGCTTTCCCGGGAAGCCAGCGGCAGTGACCAGGATATGGTCTGGAATTGGGCCTTTATGGTGCCTCAAACTGCGGTACCGGCTTTTTTAGCGCGGGTCCGGGACGCGGGCGCCCAATACGCCCACCGCGGCTTGGCCATAGACTGCACCGGCCCCTGGCCGCCCTACAGCTTCACACCGGCCCTGAACTTGGAGCCTGAAACATGA
- a CDS encoding GvpL/GvpF family gas vesicle protein: protein MSCLFYCIQRYPGPEIAPPLLGVGGGPVYQVTHRSLRAAVSRINQGDLAPDLPRVQTYEQVVLSCHRQGTVIPMRYGCVVEEDSQVTQHLDEHGPHYEALLSELEGCVEMGLRVLLPSGPWAAVTPGGPESCRELAGPPPDPSAMPERLGLAYLTARKAHYANQDRWTNEYRQAEKRCRAHFEGLFVKCKTEAPSTRLPLLSLYFLVPGSAAESFRQAFRDLSATEPARLLLSGPWPPYNFVTSSPKSLLTP from the coding sequence ATGAGCTGCCTGTTTTATTGCATCCAGCGCTATCCCGGCCCGGAGATAGCCCCGCCCCTCCTGGGGGTGGGGGGTGGTCCGGTCTATCAGGTGACGCACCGGAGTTTGCGAGCCGCGGTTTCCAGGATTAATCAGGGAGATCTGGCTCCCGACCTCCCCCGAGTCCAGACCTATGAGCAGGTGGTGCTCTCCTGTCACCGGCAGGGCACCGTTATCCCCATGCGCTATGGCTGCGTGGTTGAGGAAGACTCCCAGGTCACCCAGCATTTGGACGAACACGGCCCCCACTATGAGGCTCTCCTTTCGGAACTGGAAGGCTGCGTCGAGATGGGTCTGAGGGTCTTGTTGCCGTCAGGCCCCTGGGCCGCGGTGACCCCGGGCGGTCCAGAGAGCTGCCGGGAGCTTGCCGGCCCGCCCCCCGACCCCTCGGCCATGCCGGAGCGCCTCGGCTTGGCCTACCTCACGGCTCGCAAGGCCCATTATGCCAACCAGGACCGCTGGACCAACGAATATCGGCAGGCCGAAAAGCGTTGTCGGGCCCATTTCGAGGGACTCTTTGTCAAATGTAAAACCGAAGCTCCCTCCACCCGCCTCCCCTTGCTTTCACTCTATTTTCTGGTCCCCGGTTCAGCGGCGGAATCTTTTCGCCAGGCCTTCCGGGATCTAAGCGCCACAGAGCCGGCCAGGCTCTTATTGAGTGGTCCCTGGCCACCGTACAATTTTGTGACCAGTAGCCCTAAGTCTCTTTTAACCCCTTGA